The proteins below come from a single Cetobacterium somerae ATCC BAA-474 genomic window:
- a CDS encoding MIP/aquaporin family protein, which produces MNVFVAEFIGTAILVLLGNGVVANVVLNKSKGNNSGWIVITTAWGLAVMTGAYCVGWISGAHLNPALTIGFAVAGLFPANLVLGYVVAQILGAMFGQIFVYLTYKRHYDETTDTGAILGSFSTGPAIRDLKWNFVTEAIGTFMLVFGLLAIGHVNNQAFTATLPNGDMVRGFTGILGPLLAGFYVWSLGLSLGGPTGYAINPARDLGPRIMHAILPIANKGDSDWSYAWVPIAGPIVGGIIGAITFAALFN; this is translated from the coding sequence ATGAATGTTTTTGTAGCTGAGTTTATAGGTACTGCAATTCTTGTTTTACTTGGTAATGGTGTTGTTGCAAATGTGGTTTTAAACAAAAGTAAAGGAAACAACTCTGGATGGATTGTTATTACTACTGCTTGGGGTCTAGCTGTTATGACTGGAGCTTACTGCGTAGGATGGATTAGTGGTGCTCATCTTAACCCTGCTTTAACTATTGGATTTGCTGTTGCAGGTCTTTTCCCAGCTAACCTTGTTTTAGGTTATGTTGTTGCCCAAATTTTAGGAGCTATGTTTGGACAAATTTTTGTATATCTTACTTACAAAAGACATTATGACGAAACAACTGATACTGGAGCAATCTTAGGTTCTTTTTCTACAGGACCTGCTATTAGAGATTTAAAGTGGAACTTTGTAACAGAAGCTATCGGCACTTTTATGCTTGTTTTTGGACTATTAGCTATTGGTCATGTTAATAACCAAGCTTTCACTGCTACTTTACCAAATGGTGATATGGTTAGAGGATTTACTGGTATTTTAGGGCCGTTATTAGCTGGATTTTATGTATGGAGTTTAGGTTTAAGTTTAGGTGGGCCTACTGGTTATGCTATTAACCCTGCTAGAGACTTAGGACCTAGAATTATGCACGCTATTTTACCTATTGCCAATAAAGGAGATTCTGACTGGTCTTATGCTTGGGTACCTATTGCTGGTCCTATCGTAGGTGGTATTATCGGTGCTATTACTTTTGCAGCTCTTTTCAATTAA
- the glpK gene encoding glycerol kinase GlpK: protein MKYIIALDQGTTSSRAIIFDEQQNIVASAQKEFRQIYPKEGWVEHDPMEIWASQSGVLAEAIAQSGVSQHDVIGIGITNQRETTIVWNKLTGKPVYNAIVWQCRRTAHICDDLKARGLADYIRDNTGLVVDAYFSGTKIKWILDNVEGAREQAERGELLFGTVDTWLIWKLTNGKSHATDYTNASRTMIYNIKDLCWDEKLLKELDIPKSMLPEVKDSSGTFGYANLGGKGGHRVPICGVAGDQQAALFGQACFEKGEAKNTYGTGCFMLMNTGSRMYQSKNGLLTTIAIGLDGKVEYALEGSIFVAGAAVQWLRDELKLITDSKDTEYFASKVKDNGGVYFVPAFVGLGTPHWDMYARGAIVGLTRGANKNHIIRATLESIAYQTRDVLEAMQEDSGIELKALKVDGGASANNFLMQFQSDIVGKEVHRPSTVETTALGAAYLAGLAVGFWNDKNEIKQNWCLEKTFVPTMTEEDRDLKHSKWKRAVERSLNWELD, encoded by the coding sequence ATGAAGTATATAATCGCATTAGACCAAGGAACAACTAGCTCAAGAGCTATAATTTTTGATGAACAACAAAATATTGTGGCAAGTGCACAAAAAGAATTTAGACAAATCTATCCAAAAGAGGGATGGGTTGAGCATGATCCTATGGAAATTTGGGCTAGTCAAAGTGGTGTTTTAGCTGAAGCTATTGCACAATCTGGCGTTTCTCAACATGATGTTATTGGTATAGGAATTACCAACCAAAGAGAAACTACTATTGTTTGGAATAAGCTAACTGGAAAACCTGTTTACAATGCAATTGTATGGCAGTGTAGAAGAACTGCTCATATTTGTGATGATTTAAAAGCTAGAGGATTAGCTGATTATATAAGAGATAATACAGGTCTTGTTGTAGATGCCTATTTCTCAGGAACTAAAATAAAATGGATTTTAGATAATGTTGAAGGCGCTAGAGAACAAGCTGAAAGAGGAGAGTTATTATTTGGTACTGTTGATACATGGTTAATTTGGAAATTAACTAATGGAAAATCTCATGCTACAGATTACACAAATGCTTCTAGAACTATGATTTATAATATTAAAGATCTTTGTTGGGATGAAAAACTTTTAAAAGAGTTAGATATTCCTAAATCTATGCTTCCTGAAGTTAAAGATTCAAGTGGAACATTTGGATATGCTAATCTTGGTGGAAAAGGTGGACATAGAGTTCCTATCTGTGGTGTTGCTGGAGATCAACAAGCTGCTCTATTTGGACAAGCTTGCTTTGAAAAAGGAGAAGCTAAAAATACTTATGGAACTGGTTGCTTTATGCTTATGAATACAGGAAGTAGAATGTACCAAAGTAAAAATGGTCTTTTAACTACTATAGCTATTGGATTAGATGGAAAAGTTGAATATGCTCTTGAAGGAAGTATCTTTGTTGCTGGTGCTGCTGTTCAATGGCTAAGAGATGAATTAAAGTTAATTACAGATTCTAAAGATACAGAATATTTTGCTAGTAAAGTTAAAGATAATGGTGGGGTTTACTTTGTTCCTGCATTTGTTGGTTTAGGAACTCCTCACTGGGATATGTATGCTAGAGGTGCTATTGTTGGACTAACTAGAGGTGCTAATAAAAATCATATTATTAGAGCAACTTTAGAATCTATTGCTTATCAAACTAGAGATGTTCTTGAAGCTATGCAAGAGGACTCTGGAATTGAATTAAAAGCTTTAAAAGTTGATGGTGGAGCATCTGCTAACAACTTCTTAATGCAATTCCAATCTGATATTGTGGGTAAAGAGGTTCACAGACCTTCTACTGTTGAAACAACAGCTTTAGGAGCAGCATATCTTGCTGGTCTTGCAGTTGGTTTCTGGAATGATAAAAATGAGATTAAACAAAATTGGTGTCTTGAAAAAACATTCGTTCCTACCATGACTGAAGAAGATAGAGATTTAAAACATAGCAAATGGAAAAGAGCTGTTGAAAGATCTTTAAATTGGGAGCTTGACTAA